A genomic stretch from Porphyromonadaceae bacterium W3.11 includes:
- the ettA gene encoding energy-dependent translational throttle protein EttA → MADDKKIIFSMVGVSKTFPPSKQVLKNIYLSFFYGAKIGIVGLNGSGKSTLLKIIAGIDREYNGEVVYASPEYRVGYLEQDPQLDDNLTVKEVVMQGAAETVALLKEFDEVNNAFGDPDVLENPEKMDALLARQADIQDKLDASDAWNLDTKLERAMDALRCPPADQPVKELSGGERRRVALCRLLIQEPEILLLDEPTNHLDAESIDWLEQHLQRYTGTVICITHDRYFLDHVAGWILELDRGEGIPWKGNYSSWLEQKSTRMAQEEKQSTKRAKALQRELDWIRMAPKARHAKGKARLNSYDALLNQETKEKEAKLEIYIPNGPRLGNKVIEAHSVKKAFGEKVLFNDLNFMLPPNGIVGVIGPNGAGKSTMFKMIMGMEKADEGTFEVGETVVIGYADQSHKDIDPEKSVYQVISGGQDLIKVGNQEVNARAYLSRFNFNGADQEKLCKVLSGGERNRLHLALTLRSGGNVLLLDEPTNDIDINTLRALEEGLENFAGCAVVVSHDRWFLDRICTHILAFEGDGNTFYYEGSYTEYEEDKLRRLGEDAIPKRRYRSLT, encoded by the coding sequence ATGGCAGACGATAAGAAAATCATTTTCTCAATGGTGGGCGTAAGCAAAACTTTTCCACCAAGCAAACAAGTACTTAAGAATATTTATCTAAGCTTCTTTTACGGAGCAAAGATTGGTATCGTGGGGCTTAACGGTAGTGGAAAATCTACCCTACTCAAGATTATTGCTGGAATAGACCGCGAATACAATGGAGAAGTGGTATATGCATCCCCTGAATATCGTGTCGGCTATCTAGAGCAAGACCCTCAATTGGACGACAACTTAACAGTCAAGGAAGTGGTGATGCAAGGGGCAGCGGAGACCGTAGCCTTACTTAAGGAATTTGACGAAGTCAATAATGCGTTTGGTGATCCAGATGTACTTGAGAACCCAGAAAAGATGGATGCGTTGCTAGCACGACAAGCTGATATTCAAGACAAGCTGGACGCTTCAGACGCATGGAACCTTGACACCAAGCTCGAGAGAGCTATGGATGCTCTTCGCTGCCCGCCTGCTGATCAACCGGTGAAAGAGCTATCCGGAGGAGAACGTCGTAGAGTGGCCCTCTGCCGCTTACTTATCCAAGAGCCAGAGATCTTGTTACTAGATGAGCCCACCAACCACCTCGATGCTGAGAGTATAGATTGGCTGGAGCAACACCTACAGAGATATACCGGTACTGTTATCTGCATCACCCACGACCGTTACTTCCTAGATCACGTCGCAGGTTGGATCTTAGAGCTTGACCGTGGTGAGGGTATCCCTTGGAAAGGCAATTACTCAAGCTGGCTGGAACAGAAGAGCACCCGTATGGCTCAAGAAGAGAAGCAAAGCACCAAGAGAGCTAAAGCTCTACAGCGCGAACTTGATTGGATCAGGATGGCTCCTAAGGCAAGGCATGCCAAGGGAAAAGCTCGTCTGAATAGCTATGACGCCTTACTCAACCAAGAGACCAAAGAAAAAGAGGCTAAGCTCGAAATCTATATACCTAATGGACCTCGCCTGGGGAATAAGGTCATCGAGGCACATTCTGTGAAAAAAGCTTTTGGAGAGAAAGTACTCTTCAATGACCTTAATTTTATGCTTCCTCCTAATGGCATCGTGGGCGTGATTGGTCCTAACGGAGCAGGAAAGTCCACAATGTTCAAGATGATTATGGGGATGGAGAAAGCCGATGAGGGGACCTTCGAAGTCGGTGAAACAGTAGTGATTGGCTATGCCGATCAGTCGCATAAGGACATCGACCCAGAGAAATCTGTATATCAAGTCATTTCTGGAGGTCAAGACCTCATCAAAGTGGGAAACCAAGAAGTCAATGCACGTGCCTACCTCAGTCGATTCAACTTCAATGGTGCCGACCAAGAGAAGCTCTGTAAGGTGTTATCAGGAGGTGAGCGTAACCGTCTTCATCTAGCCCTTACTCTTCGCTCTGGTGGCAATGTATTGTTACTTGACGAGCCGACTAATGACATTGACATCAACACCTTGCGTGCTCTAGAGGAGGGACTTGAAAACTTTGCAGGATGTGCCGTCGTGGTCTCACACGATCGTTGGTTCCTAGATAGGATCTGTACCCACATCCTAGCGTTCGAGGGCGATGGTAATACCTTCTACTACGAAGGATCCTATACTGAATATGAGGAGGATAAGCTCCGCCGCCTAGGCGAGGATGCTATCCCTAAGCGTCGATACCGTAGTCTCACATAA
- a CDS encoding YceI family protein, with the protein MRKNLILFVLLSSFVLFMSACNGKKKESNEGKEAVNINSIEALDNLQVDTKASYIDWVGSKPGTDHIGKIYLQSGVIGVDKAQKEVLSGKFIIEMNSIDNEDLEGEMKAKLEGHLKSADFFDVEKYPTSTFEIAEVTPVEGELNNYMVTGNLTMKDVTLSISFKAMIKEADGVYTAVSEPIVLDRTQWGVNYGSKNIFKDLKDNIISDQIQMTVHLEAK; encoded by the coding sequence ATGAGAAAAAATTTAATTTTATTTGTTTTGTTGTCTAGCTTTGTTTTGTTTATGTCTGCTTGTAATGGCAAAAAGAAAGAAAGCAATGAGGGCAAAGAAGCTGTTAATATAAATAGCATCGAGGCCCTAGATAACCTACAGGTTGATACAAAAGCTAGTTACATTGATTGGGTTGGTAGTAAGCCAGGCACTGATCATATTGGAAAGATTTATCTCCAATCAGGTGTGATAGGAGTAGATAAGGCTCAGAAGGAAGTCCTTTCGGGTAAGTTTATTATCGAGATGAACAGTATTGATAATGAGGACTTGGAGGGTGAGATGAAGGCCAAACTGGAAGGACATCTTAAAAGTGCGGATTTCTTCGATGTTGAGAAGTATCCAACTAGTACCTTTGAAATTGCTGAGGTTACTCCTGTAGAAGGAGAGCTGAATAATTACATGGTTACAGGAAATCTTACCATGAAGGATGTTACCCTAAGCATTAGTTTTAAAGCTATGATAAAAGAAGCTGATGGCGTCTATACTGCAGTGTCAGAGCCTATTGTCTTGGATCGTACTCAGTGGGGTGTTAACTATGGCTCCAAGAATATCTTTAAGGATCTTAAAGATAATATCATTAGCGATCAAATCCAGATGACAGTACACTTGGAAGCAAAGTAA
- a CDS encoding IS982 family transposase, whose amino-acid sequence MFTNIVEVFCILDDFSKKFDQVMKAHSMETGQTKRRRNRKFKLSDSEVMTILIMFHHSHYRDLKSFYLKYICTQCHSLFPETVSYNRFVELQQKVAYKLIAFLNMCCLGECTGISFIDSTPLRACHIKRERSHKTMKGWGAKGKCTMGWFYGFKLHIVINDKGEIIKYQITPGNVDDRAPLKDDAFTKKLFGKLIGDRGYISQSLFDKLFIDDIHIITKIKKNMKNSLMSLYDKILLRKRAIIETVNDLLKNVCQIEHTRHRSVNNFVVNLICGLIAYNLMPKKPELNLEIIKKTNEIAIA is encoded by the coding sequence ATGTTCACAAATATAGTTGAAGTTTTTTGTATTCTAGATGATTTCTCCAAAAAGTTTGATCAGGTGATGAAGGCTCATTCTATGGAAACTGGTCAGACAAAGAGAAGAAGAAATAGGAAGTTTAAGCTTTCTGACAGTGAGGTGATGACCATTCTCATAATGTTTCACCACTCTCATTACCGTGATTTGAAGTCTTTCTATCTGAAGTACATTTGCACACAGTGTCACTCTCTTTTTCCCGAAACGGTCTCCTATAATCGCTTCGTGGAGTTGCAACAAAAGGTAGCCTATAAACTGATTGCTTTTCTCAATATGTGCTGTTTGGGGGAGTGTACAGGCATCTCCTTCATTGACTCTACACCGTTAAGGGCTTGTCATATTAAGCGAGAAAGGAGTCACAAAACAATGAAGGGGTGGGGTGCAAAAGGAAAGTGTACAATGGGATGGTTTTATGGCTTTAAGCTACATATAGTCATCAATGACAAGGGAGAGATTATCAAATATCAAATCACTCCTGGTAATGTTGATGATAGGGCTCCACTCAAGGACGATGCCTTCACAAAGAAGCTTTTTGGGAAATTAATAGGAGATAGAGGATACATCTCTCAATCTCTATTTGACAAACTCTTCATTGATGATATACACATAATTACAAAAATCAAGAAGAATATGAAGAATTCACTTATGTCCCTTTACGATAAAATTCTTTTGCGAAAGAGAGCTATTATCGAAACCGTGAATGACTTACTAAAGAACGTCTGTCAAATTGAACATACAAGACATAGAAGTGTGAATAACTTTGTCGTTAATCTCATCTGTGGTTTAATTGCATACAACCTAATGCCTAAGAAGCCAGAGCTGAATTTAGAAATTATCAAAAAAACTAACGAAATCGCTATCGCTTAG
- a CDS encoding shikimate kinase: MKPIFLIGFTAVGKTTIGKRLASRLGLNFLDADEYLEKKYHSSIGGMMAGCGIEKFRKREKVILIEISQLQDTVIATGGGMPTWDDNIDLMLARGTVIYLEASVAALTKRLIEVRDSRPTVMGLDDEGIRKHVENVLPKRIPIYERAHFSVSAETLVTEDDEIALTEEIATIILSNK; this comes from the coding sequence ATGAAACCGATATTTTTAATTGGCTTTACAGCGGTCGGAAAAACTACTATTGGCAAAAGGCTAGCTAGCAGACTTGGGCTAAACTTTCTTGACGCCGATGAGTATCTTGAAAAAAAATACCACAGCTCCATTGGTGGGATGATGGCGGGCTGCGGTATCGAGAAGTTTAGAAAGAGAGAGAAAGTCATTCTAATCGAGATCTCACAATTACAAGACACTGTGATTGCTACAGGTGGTGGGATGCCTACCTGGGATGATAATATTGATCTCATGCTTGCTCGTGGTACTGTGATATATCTAGAAGCTTCCGTGGCAGCCCTAACCAAAAGACTTATCGAAGTCCGAGACTCTCGCCCTACTGTGATGGGACTTGATGATGAGGGTATCCGAAAGCACGTAGAAAACGTATTACCTAAGAGGATCCCAATATACGAAAGGGCTCACTTCTCTGTTTCTGCTGAAACCCTAGTAACAGAAGATGATGAGATCGCTCTTACAGAGGAAATTGCCACTATCATTCTGTCCAATAAATAA
- a CDS encoding C10 family peptidase — translation MKKSVLLLVLLLLFTACQEGPNGVSQVEKQSSNKQFDVNPEEARGLAQSILPGKTLEMLETDVADPSAYYVFNAREGGFVIVSAYVAAEPILGYSELGTIDSGNVPLGLKSLLDDYSGEIISARKMELTPSRKRLEERRAILRSGDEAKVIKEPILGDLKWDQGNGYNLFAPDFTPIGCVATATAMIMRYWEYPERGQGVYQYNSGRFGIQGHDYNYTLRWDKMPMNKEALSRLSEPEKEAAKFHTSRFNYGVAVALDMNFDYGENGGSGTYQKFVPEMLHHFYKYPPTIKNLYADNYSADEWHQMLRAELDAGRPVQYAGRGEGGGHSFVIDGYKDNGYFSLNWGWGGISNGWFKLSALSPDELGSGGGSGGFNMDHEMIIGFEPPVRVEGKNSGNVDELDSPLFDSPVVLPSLDLYIKYTRFNQIETYSTAGRYEVYTDKIINVDNGKLDVVIKPHFLRPDAVGYVLLSVDLNHDGIFNSEKDQDIILSFEKLTSGQEINKTIDFNTLKVKPVKGKTYTMRVNISAYGYSNPNYMISGEVEDYTIMIK, via the coding sequence ATGAAAAAAAGTGTGTTACTGCTGGTGCTGTTACTTCTCTTCACGGCTTGCCAAGAAGGACCTAATGGTGTGTCACAAGTAGAGAAGCAATCATCCAATAAACAGTTTGATGTTAATCCCGAAGAGGCAAGAGGGCTGGCTCAATCAATTTTGCCAGGAAAGACCTTGGAGATGCTGGAGACGGATGTTGCCGATCCCTCTGCGTATTATGTCTTTAATGCACGTGAAGGAGGCTTTGTGATTGTTTCCGCGTACGTCGCAGCTGAACCGATTCTTGGGTACTCTGAGCTAGGAACTATCGACTCCGGTAATGTTCCATTAGGACTAAAGTCCTTGTTAGATGACTACTCTGGAGAAATCATCTCTGCTCGAAAGATGGAACTCACCCCCTCTCGGAAGCGACTAGAAGAGCGGCGGGCTATTTTACGGTCAGGTGATGAGGCGAAGGTTATTAAAGAGCCAATATTAGGAGACTTAAAGTGGGATCAAGGAAATGGATACAATCTTTTTGCTCCGGATTTTACTCCAATAGGTTGTGTGGCTACAGCCACTGCTATGATCATGAGATATTGGGAATATCCAGAGCGAGGCCAAGGTGTGTATCAATATAATTCAGGCCGTTTTGGTATTCAAGGTCATGATTATAATTATACCCTTCGGTGGGATAAGATGCCTATGAATAAAGAGGCGTTAAGTAGACTGAGTGAGCCAGAAAAGGAAGCGGCCAAGTTTCATACTTCACGATTTAATTATGGTGTGGCTGTTGCTTTGGATATGAACTTTGACTATGGTGAGAATGGTGGCAGTGGAACGTACCAGAAATTTGTCCCAGAGATGTTACACCACTTTTATAAATATCCTCCGACTATCAAAAATCTGTATGCCGATAATTATTCGGCTGATGAGTGGCACCAGATGCTCCGGGCAGAGCTGGATGCTGGACGTCCCGTTCAATATGCTGGCAGGGGAGAAGGAGGAGGACACTCCTTTGTGATTGATGGATACAAAGATAATGGCTACTTCTCTCTCAACTGGGGTTGGGGAGGCATCTCTAATGGGTGGTTCAAGCTATCGGCTCTTTCTCCAGATGAGCTTGGCTCAGGAGGAGGTAGCGGCGGATTTAATATGGATCATGAGATGATCATAGGCTTCGAACCCCCAGTGAGAGTCGAAGGTAAGAATAGTGGTAATGTCGATGAACTCGACTCGCCCTTATTTGATAGTCCTGTGGTACTACCATCCCTGGATCTATACATTAAGTACACGAGGTTCAATCAGATAGAGACTTACTCTACAGCTGGTCGGTATGAGGTGTACACAGATAAGATCATTAATGTCGATAATGGGAAGCTTGATGTGGTTATCAAGCCTCATTTTCTTCGTCCCGATGCAGTGGGATATGTATTATTATCTGTAGATCTCAACCATGATGGCATTTTTAACTCAGAAAAGGATCAGGATATTATTCTTTCCTTTGAGAAATTAACCTCTGGACAGGAGATTAATAAGACGATAGACTTCAATACTCTTAAAGTCAAACCAGTAAAGGGTAAAACCTATACCATGCGTGTGAATATAAGTGCCTATGGGTATTCCAATCCCAACTATATGATCTCTGGAGAAGTAGAGGATTACACTATAATGATAAAGTAA
- a CDS encoding DUF4852 domain-containing protein, with translation MNKHFLYLLLFISLLWSGNNIYAQNSYQTLDGTTWSVGDTIRIGYNQYGEYRSLYTLYESPDFTSLNPVKSDDLVLMEGTIIDIKPHNENITYSSSESNILIISLPSEEYPKIYIDIDEAVVNHEVVLRFSDNPTSKVAIDLTDDLIWAYCIRVNKIEITDDLVMSYIKMTKDETLVDELSSNKFKFEREKETYRKELQMLADHFDFSKIYRVKLNATFGEYDFKKQGYPCEYYVYPTSRWYYGLDEWQVIGINKNYNLFVGNDYERTSFLLFPPGKAEEYELTLQKLNDKYIGYINQIYASIYVKLIDTPVAFPPFKREAPKNSDAEIFERMAIKREEEDRELSKPYTLNGKVISIDFFDHPSHEYNYIHSLYLQ, from the coding sequence ATGAATAAACATTTTTTATATCTACTATTATTTATTTCCCTATTATGGAGTGGGAATAATATCTATGCACAAAATTCATACCAGACTCTAGATGGTACCACCTGGTCTGTAGGAGACACCATTCGGATCGGTTATAATCAATATGGAGAATACAGGTCTCTTTATACGCTATATGAGTCACCAGACTTTACTTCATTAAATCCAGTAAAGTCTGACGATCTAGTTTTGATGGAAGGAACCATCATAGATATAAAACCTCATAATGAGAATATTACCTACAGCTCAAGCGAAAGTAATATTCTCATTATTAGCTTACCTTCGGAGGAATATCCAAAAATATACATAGATATTGACGAAGCAGTAGTCAATCATGAGGTAGTTCTAAGATTTAGCGATAATCCCACCTCTAAAGTAGCCATAGATCTAACCGATGACTTAATATGGGCGTATTGCATCAGGGTAAATAAGATTGAAATCACTGATGATTTAGTTATGTCGTATATCAAAATGACTAAGGACGAAACTTTGGTCGATGAATTGTCTTCTAACAAATTTAAATTCGAACGTGAGAAAGAAACCTATAGGAAAGAGTTGCAAATGCTAGCTGATCATTTTGACTTTTCCAAGATCTATAGGGTGAAACTTAATGCTACATTTGGGGAGTATGATTTTAAGAAGCAAGGCTATCCTTGTGAATACTATGTCTACCCTACATCAAGATGGTATTATGGACTAGATGAGTGGCAAGTCATTGGTATTAATAAGAACTACAATTTATTTGTAGGAAATGATTACGAACGAACCTCTTTTTTACTTTTTCCACCAGGAAAAGCAGAAGAGTATGAATTGACATTACAAAAATTAAACGATAAATATATTGGATATATCAATCAGATCTACGCATCAATATATGTGAAATTAATAGATACCCCTGTCGCATTTCCCCCTTTTAAAAGGGAAGCCCCCAAAAATAGTGACGCGGAAATCTTTGAAAGAATGGCTATAAAACGGGAAGAGGAAGACAGAGAGTTATCTAAACCATACACCTTGAATGGGAAAGTCATATCAATTGACTTCTTTGATCACCCTTCCCACGAATACAACTACATTCATTCCCTTTATCTCCAATAA
- a CDS encoding ferritin — protein MIKKEILKKINEQIKLEYESAFIYKRMSIMLGDMGWPGLSHWMHEQYREEILHAEEMIDYIMSRRETPELGDIRMPELSLKTVLDFFEKSFEHECLVSKKINEIVTATIEQQDYATENFFRKYVNEQVEEEDTVSDLVDQIKRAKDDGGLVIIDGRLGQR, from the coding sequence ATGATTAAGAAAGAAATACTTAAGAAGATTAATGAGCAGATTAAGCTAGAGTACGAATCTGCATTTATTTATAAGAGAATGTCTATCATGCTTGGAGATATGGGGTGGCCTGGTCTCTCTCACTGGATGCATGAGCAGTATCGTGAGGAGATTCTTCATGCTGAAGAGATGATTGACTATATTATGTCACGCCGTGAGACACCAGAGTTGGGTGACATTAGGATGCCAGAGCTTAGCCTTAAAACCGTGCTTGATTTCTTTGAGAAGTCTTTTGAGCATGAGTGCTTAGTAAGTAAGAAGATCAATGAGATTGTTACCGCTACTATTGAGCAGCAAGACTATGCGACAGAAAACTTCTTCCGTAAATATGTCAATGAGCAGGTGGAAGAGGAAGATACAGTTTCTGATCTTGTAGATCAAATTAAACGTGCCAAGGATGACGGTGGTTTGGTTATCATTGATGGAAGACTTGGTCAGCGTTGA
- a CDS encoding OsmC family protein, whose amino-acid sequence MADSKFRVKARSKNPTKVVVKARSFEMIIDEPTEQGGTNDGANPVEYVLAALSGCLNVMCHLIANEMGFTLRGVEIKIAGSLNSDKLMGKETTDRAGFKEVDVEIIPDTDADDDTLKKWIKVVEERCPVSDTISNSTPLKITLA is encoded by the coding sequence ATGGCTGATTCTAAATTTCGCGTAAAAGCACGCAGTAAGAACCCTACAAAAGTAGTCGTGAAGGCTCGTTCTTTTGAAATGATTATTGACGAACCCACAGAACAAGGGGGTACCAATGATGGGGCAAATCCAGTAGAGTATGTATTGGCAGCCCTCTCAGGTTGTTTAAACGTCATGTGTCATCTCATCGCCAATGAAATGGGATTCACCCTTCGTGGAGTGGAGATCAAAATAGCTGGATCGCTGAATTCTGACAAACTAATGGGTAAAGAAACTACAGATCGTGCAGGATTTAAGGAAGTGGATGTCGAAATCATCCCCGATACCGATGCGGATGATGATACCCTTAAGAAGTGGATCAAAGTAGTAGAGGAGCGTTGTCCAGTCAGTGACACCATAAGTAACTCCACTCCACTAAAGATCACATTAGCGTAA